Within Betaproteobacteria bacterium, the genomic segment CATGCGCATGGGATAACCGTATAGACGTCGACGCTCACCAGCCGGCGAAAGGCATCGTCTACCGTGCCGGTTCGCGGATCGTTGTACAGCCCGCTTCCGCACGTATCCGCGGCGGCGGGCTCGAACGTGGAATAGCTGCCTTGCCAGGCGACGCTGATGCGGTAGGTGACTTGCCGGCTCGCCGGAGCACCGCCGCAGACGCAGGCGGTCTCGCTCGGCGTCTGGATGCATCCTCTTGGATTGAGCAACGGGCCGATCGCGGCTCCCGTGCTGCGTTCGGTTTCCGCAGCTGCGCCGGCCAGTAGCCCATCCCATATGGCGGCGTCGTACTCGACCATGTCCGAGGTGGTGCAGTTGCTGGTAGCGCAGTTGACGATGTCGTCGGCGGTCAGGGCGGTGAACCGCGTGCTCGTACCGGCGGGCGTCCCCACCGGCACGGCGGCGGCATAGGTCGTGGCGACCGCGGTATTGTCCACGCCGGGACGGTTCGCCTTCACCCGCTCGGCCATGTCGTTCGCGAGCGCCAAGGCCTGCTGGCGCTGGTAGGCTTCGAACGACGCGCGCTGGCCTTGCGCCATCAATCCCGCGATGCCGAGCAGCCCGATCATCAGAATGACGAGCGTCACCAGAACCTCGATCATGGTGAAGCCGGCTGATTCGCGGTT encodes:
- the pilV gene encoding type IV pilus modification protein PilV, producing the protein MSVSAAKANRESAGFTMIEVLVTLVILMIGLLGIAGLMAQGQRASFEAYQRQQALALANDMAERVKANRPGVDNTAVATTYAAAVPVGTPAGTSTRFTALTADDIVNCATSNCTTSDMVEYDAAIWDGLLAGAAAETERSTGAAIGPLLNPRGCIQTPSETACVCGGAPASRQVTYRISVAWQGSYSTFEPAAADTCGSGLYNDPRTGTVDDAFRRLVSVDVYTVIPCACP